The genomic region CGGTGGTCCCGAACTCGTCGATGACGATGACCATGTGGAGGCGCTCGGCCCGCATCTCGGTCAGGAGGTCGTCGACGTTCTTTGACTCGGGGACGTGTAGAGTTGGCTCGATGAGGTCCTCAAGCTCCATATCGCGGGCCAGCGCCTCGCCGTAGTTGAGGTCCCGAACGAGGTCGCGGATGTGGATGACGCCGATAACGTTGTCCAGACTTCCTTCATAAACGGGGATGCGGGCGTGGCCGCTCTGGATACACGTCTCAAGGGCCTCCTCGACGGATGACTCCTTGGCGACGGCGGTCATGTCCAGCCGCGGCGTCATCACTTCCTTGGCGATGGTGTCGTTGAACCGGAGTGTGCGCTGAAGCATCTCCCGTTCGTCCTCGTCAAGGACGCCCTCGCGCTCACCTGTCTCGATAATGTCCTGGATCTCTTCGCGGGTGACATAGGAGGTCTCGATGGCGGAACGGCCGCCGGTGATCTTGTTGACGACGCGAGTGAGGTAATCAAACAGCAGAATAAGCGGGAGCAACACCCTCTCGGCGGCCTTGAGCGGCTTGGAAATGCGCAGCGCCCACGACTCGGTGTTCTCCACCGCGTAGCTCTTTGGCGCGCTCTCACCGAACAGGAGCACGATGGCGGTGACCCCGAACGTCGCGATGGCGACAGCCAGCCCCTGGCTCTCAACATACATCGCAAGGAGTCCAGTAGCGATGGACGACATCGCGATGTTGACGAGGTTGTTGCCGACGAGAATCGTCACAAGCAGACGGTGGGGGTCTGATTTGAGTTGTTTGAGCGTCTTCGAACCCGGAACGGCGTCCTCGACGAGCGCTTCCGTCCGGTGTGCAGGCAGCGAGAACATCGCAATTTCTGAGGACGAGAAGAACGCTGAGAGGACAACCAGTGCGACGAGCGTGACAATACCAGCGACGAGCACCGCATCTTTTGGTATTGGGACGCCGACGATTTCGACGCCCTGCAGCATCGCTGTAGACAGCTCAAACGGCGCAGGTGGATCCAGGGCCATCAACGGTCGAAATTGTAATGGGCGGGGATTAAGGCTTGTCATGGAGGGGTTGCCAGCGAAGCCCTTACACGGCTTTCACGCGTATCGCCGTATAGAGTATGAGCGAGTCCGACATCACGCTGTACCGGTTGCAGGCGTGTCCCTTCTGCGAGCGCGTCGTTCGGAAGCTGAACGAGTACGGTCTCGATTACCAGTCACGGTTCGTCGAGCCGATGCACGCCGACCGCGACGTGGTCAAGCGACTGTCCGGCAAGCGAACCGTCCCGGCCATCGTCGACGAGAACACCGGCGTCACGATGTCCGAGAGCGCGAACATCGTCGCGTATCTGGAGCGGACATACGGCGAAGGCGAGGAGACCGCTGGGGGTGTAGCCTGATGGACCTCGACTTCGATATCGTCGATCTCGATCCGGTCGATCACCCCGAAGAAGGCGACACTGCGCCGGATTTCACACGCCCGCTCGTCAACGACGAGTTCTGGGAAGACGAATCGCTCGCGTCGGTGTGTGCCGACAGTGACCGGGTCGTGCTCGTGTTCCACGCGATGGATGGGGCGTTCCCGGCGACGTACATCTGGAACGAGATCCGCGACCGCGCGTGGCACGAGCAGGCCACCGTCATTGGCGTCTCTATCTCAACGCCGTACGAGCACAAGCAGTTGCTCGAAGAGCGAGAGATCGAGGGAGACTACCGGCTGTTCTCGGACCCGGCTAACGGCGTCGCAGAAAAGTATAACATCGACATGGCCCTCGACGGAATGACTGGAATCGAGGAACCACGCCCGTCGGTGTTCGTCCTTGATAGCGACCGGACCATCGAGTACGCGTGGGTGGCCCAGGAATGGCCCGACTTCCCGGACTACGACGACGTCGAGGCCCAGCTCTAACGATGGCGACAGTTGACGACGCCGCGGTAGTGGTTCGCGACGGAGAGCTGGTCGTGTATCCGACGGAGACAGTGTACGGTCTCGGCGCGGACGCGCTCGACGCTGCTGCCGTCGAACGGGTGTTCGACGCGAAGGGCCGCGAGCGTGACAAGCCAGTGTCGATGGCCGTCCCCGACATCGAGTCCGCACGCGAGTATACGCGGCTGAGCGAGCGTGAGCGGGCGTTCATGCGGGAATTTCTCCCCGGTCCGGTCACTGTCGTCGTGGAGCGCCGCGACGTAGTCCCGGACGTGCTGGTCGCTGGCCGTGACCGTGTCGGTGTCCGCATCCCCGACCACGACCTCGCGCTCGAACTGCTCGCCGAGACCGGGCCGCTCACGGCCACGAGCGCTAACATCTCCGGGAACCCGAGCGCCCGTTCCGTCGACGACCTCGACGCTATCCGTGAGCGTGCTGCCGTCGTCCTTGACGCCGGTGAGACCGACGGTGGGACCGGGTCGACGGTCGTGAACGTCGACAGCGAGACGATTCATCGCCGCGGCGCACGCGCCGACGCCGTCGAGTCGTGGCTCGAAGACCGGGACTGACACCCGGCGCTGTCCGGGTGGCTGTCCGCCTTAGCGTAGCATTGACCGTAGCGACCGCGTTTTCACCCCGCAGTCGTCGCTGAACTCACAGGGCTTGCACTTGGCGTCGTTTCGCACCCGCCCCGGCGGCCCGTCGATGCTGTCGGCGGTTCTGACCGCGCGACGGTAGGTCCCTGCTCGCCGCGCGTTCACCTCGATTCGCCGGATGTCGCCGTAGGCCGGGTACTCGGCGTAGGCGATGTCGACGTCACGCTCGCGCTCCCAGGAGAGTGCCTTCGCGGCGGCGACCAGCCGCACGGTCTGGGGCTCCCAGACACCGTTCTCTGGCGGCCGACCGGCGAACACGAGCGACGGCGCGGGGCCGTCCTGCCCGGCGACGATCTTGTGTGCGATCCCGCGGGCGTCCTTGCCTTCGAGATACGCGTCGGTCCCAGCAGGGGCGACCAGCGCGTCCCAGTCAGCCAGCCGCTCTCGAAGCCCTCTGAGTCGATCACGGTACTCGTCCGGCCCCACTTCGATGGGGGCTGCCAGCAGGGCGGCGTCGTCGGTCAGCAGCCGCTCGTACTCCCGTGCGAGTCGGCGAACCGACTCGATTTCGTCGGGAATCTCGCTTGCGCCATCGCGGCGGCGATAATAGAGCTTCCGCGGACAGTAGGCGGCCGTTTCCAGTTCCCTGAACGTGTGGGTTGACATGGGCCGCCATGGTCGTGTTCTCCCACAAGAAGGTTCGGCGCACCGCCGGCTGTTGAAACAACTGTGCAGTTAGCTACCTTTACCGCGACTGGAAACAACTACAAAAGGTATCCGAGAGTTACATTGACACGTCAGCGCCGGAGTCAAGCGAATCAATGTCTTCAGTGGCCTCGTCAAGGCCGTCATCGCGGAGACCGGCGGCGTGCTGTGTCGACAGGCCAGCGTCGGTGAGTACATCTTCGAACTGGCTCTGGAATCGGTGGGAAACGCGACGAGCGGCGTCCTGTGCGGCGACGACACGCCGGTAGTGGGCGGCCCGGGACTCGCCGATATTGAACTCGGCTGCGAGTTCGGCGACGGACGGGTCGTTGTCGGCGACGCGACGGCGGAACTCGGCGAGGTCAAACGGTGCCTCTGTGTCCGCATCGCGGAGGAGGTGCAGGTCGAGTCGGCCCTCGACCACGTCAGGCTCGTCCATGCCGATCTCGGCCGCGATAGCTCCGTCGTCGCTCCCCTCGTAGAACAGTCGGACCACTGTCACCAGGGCCTCGTCAGTGAGTTCGGTTTGGAACTCATATCGCTCGCGCATCCGCGCGATGACATCACCGAGTCGATCCGCGACACCGGCCTCGTCGGTATCGGCCAGGGACCCTCTCGACGCCTCCTGAGACTCCGTCACAGCTTCCTCGCCGGAGACGTCCATGAAGATGTCACGGAGTTCTTCGGTCTTCTCGTCCATCGAACATGAAACTACTTCTCAGAAGGCATATATCTGTCGGATGGACAACGTAACGCAGCGGAAACTTTCAACGATTTCCTAATTCTCGCAAGACTGCACCGGGGCGTGGCAAGATTTAAGCGGACACAAAGCACGTGTTAGCGTATGTCATCTATACTCCAGACGACCACGCGCCCGACGTTCTGGCGTATCGGCGGCGTGGGAAAGGCGCTGTTCTACTATCTGGCAGCGCTCGCCGTCATCGTCTTTCTGTACGGTGTGTACAACCGCGTCACCCGCTATGCCAAGGGCAGCGAGGACCCCTTCGAGCGACTGGACGACCTGCCCCAGCGGACGGTTGCGGCGGCGCAGTTAGCGCTGTCAAACCGGAAGCAGTTGGACCGCGACACCGTCGCTGGCGTGATGCACGCGTTCGTCGTCTGGGGGTTTCTGACGCTGCTCATCGGAACGACGATTCTGGGTATCGATATCGACCTCTATCGGCCGCTGACCGGTGAATCATTCTTCGTCGGCCAGTTCTACCTCTCCTATTCGTTTGTCATGGACGCGATGGGGCTGTTGTTCGTCGTCGGCGTCGGCGTCGCGCTGTGGCGACGCTACGGCCGCAAGCTGGACCGCCTCCACGACCGCCACACCTCCCGTGAGGATGACCTGTTTCTCGGCTCGTTGTTCGTGCTGGGTGTCGGCGGCTACCTCACGGAAGGCATTCGAATTCTCGGCACGTCGACGGTCCGGGACGTTTCTTTCGAGACGGTGAGCTTCGTCGGCTGGTCAGTCAAAGAAGTACTTGTCATGGCCGGGATGACACCGGAGATGGCAGCGGGCGCGTACCCATTTGTCTGGTGGAGCCACTCGCTCGTCGCGCTGTGGTTCGTCGCCTGGATCCCCTACGCGAAGCCGTTCCACATGCTCTCGTCGTTTGCCAACCTCGTCGCCCGCGACGAGAAAGCAGGCGTGCGACTGCCCGGCGTGCCAAGCGATGCAAGTCCCGATGAGATCGGCCCCAGCGACATCGACGACTTCTCCTGGAAACAGTTGCTCGACCACGACGCCTGCACCAAGTGTGGCCGGTGTTCGTCCGTCTGTCCGGCAAAAGCCTCCGGGCGGCCGCTGGACCCGCGAAACGTCATTCTGGACCTGAAACGCTACCGCGAAGAACGCGACGCCGGCGGCGAGGACGTGCCTATCGTCGCCGACGGCGGCACCTCGGTCATCGACGCCCATACGATGGAGTCCTGCATGTCCTGTATGGCCTGTATGGACGCCTGCCCGGTCGACATCGAACACGTCACGCAGTTCACCGAGATGAACCGCCGGCTCACCGAGGCTGGCGAGATGGATGAACACGTTCAGGACGCGATGATGAACGTGTTCCAGCACGGCAACACCTTCGGCGACCCCGAGCGTGCCCGGCCGGACTGGGC from Haloarcula sp. H-GB4 harbors:
- a CDS encoding redoxin domain-containing protein; protein product: MDLDFDIVDLDPVDHPEEGDTAPDFTRPLVNDEFWEDESLASVCADSDRVVLVFHAMDGAFPATYIWNEIRDRAWHEQATVIGVSISTPYEHKQLLEEREIEGDYRLFSDPANGVAEKYNIDMALDGMTGIEEPRPSVFVLDSDRTIEYAWVAQEWPDFPDYDDVEAQL
- a CDS encoding hemolysin family protein — its product is MALDPPAPFELSTAMLQGVEIVGVPIPKDAVLVAGIVTLVALVVLSAFFSSSEIAMFSLPAHRTEALVEDAVPGSKTLKQLKSDPHRLLVTILVGNNLVNIAMSSIATGLLAMYVESQGLAVAIATFGVTAIVLLFGESAPKSYAVENTESWALRISKPLKAAERVLLPLILLFDYLTRVVNKITGGRSAIETSYVTREEIQDIIETGEREGVLDEDEREMLQRTLRFNDTIAKEVMTPRLDMTAVAKESSVEEALETCIQSGHARIPVYEGSLDNVIGVIHIRDLVRDLNYGEALARDMELEDLIEPTLHVPESKNVDDLLTEMRAERLHMVIVIDEFGTTEGLVTMEDLTEEIVGEILEGEEEEPIEYVDDDTVTVKGEVNIEEVNEALDLDLPEGEEFETIAGFIFNRAGRLVEEGETITYDGVEIRVEQVENTRIMKARVVRLETDETEPVDAEEASD
- a CDS encoding glutathione S-transferase N-terminal domain-containing protein; protein product: MSESDITLYRLQACPFCERVVRKLNEYGLDYQSRFVEPMHADRDVVKRLSGKRTVPAIVDENTGVTMSESANIVAYLERTYGEGEETAGGVA
- a CDS encoding (Fe-S)-binding protein; translated protein: MSSILQTTTRPTFWRIGGVGKALFYYLAALAVIVFLYGVYNRVTRYAKGSEDPFERLDDLPQRTVAAAQLALSNRKQLDRDTVAGVMHAFVVWGFLTLLIGTTILGIDIDLYRPLTGESFFVGQFYLSYSFVMDAMGLLFVVGVGVALWRRYGRKLDRLHDRHTSREDDLFLGSLFVLGVGGYLTEGIRILGTSTVRDVSFETVSFVGWSVKEVLVMAGMTPEMAAGAYPFVWWSHSLVALWFVAWIPYAKPFHMLSSFANLVARDEKAGVRLPGVPSDASPDEIGPSDIDDFSWKQLLDHDACTKCGRCSSVCPAKASGRPLDPRNVILDLKRYREERDAGGEDVPIVADGGTSVIDAHTMESCMSCMACMDACPVDIEHVTQFTEMNRRLTEAGEMDEHVQDAMMNVFQHGNTFGDPERARPDWADDLDFEVPDARDEAVEYLWYVGDYPSYDERNQKIARALARVFEAAGVDYGILYEAEQTDGNDVRRVGEEGLYEMLVEDNAEAILDCEFGSIVTTDPHAYNTFMNEYPEFEACEWGEDDVFHYTQVVADLASGGALGLSGTELDYTVTYHDPCHLGRYNGEFEAPRDLIRATGADLHEMPRNRDDSFCCGGGGGGLWMDLEEETKPSEERLREALEDTEAGAAVEKFVVACPMCMTMYEDGRKTGGYEDDLEIVGVTELLAEAVGEERV
- a CDS encoding L-threonylcarbamoyladenylate synthase, whose amino-acid sequence is MATVDDAAVVVRDGELVVYPTETVYGLGADALDAAAVERVFDAKGRERDKPVSMAVPDIESAREYTRLSERERAFMREFLPGPVTVVVERRDVVPDVLVAGRDRVGVRIPDHDLALELLAETGPLTATSANISGNPSARSVDDLDAIRERAAVVLDAGETDGGTGSTVVNVDSETIHRRGARADAVESWLEDRD
- a CDS encoding conditioned medium-induced protein 4 codes for the protein MDEKTEELRDIFMDVSGEEAVTESQEASRGSLADTDEAGVADRLGDVIARMRERYEFQTELTDEALVTVVRLFYEGSDDGAIAAEIGMDEPDVVEGRLDLHLLRDADTEAPFDLAEFRRRVADNDPSVAELAAEFNIGESRAAHYRRVVAAQDAARRVSHRFQSQFEDVLTDAGLSTQHAAGLRDDGLDEATEDIDSLDSGADVSM